Within Sander vitreus isolate 19-12246 chromosome 23, sanVit1, whole genome shotgun sequence, the genomic segment CTCCTGGACATGGCAATGCTCTTCAGGCCTCCGTTCTAACTAGCTTGGTTTGAGGATGTGCCACACTCGCATCtaagcgagcattataacgtgtgttacaaagtgacgcaaaatgacgcgcgtttgtcacggaagtaaaggctggactacaacagagctgtttggagcacttcgtgaacagtgttttctgttggagatggtaactccctttgtggtggactttgggctttttcattttgtaaacctataacatgcacaaaaaaagatatataacacaataataaaaaagggggggaaaaagcccaaaagcataatatgagcactttgtCACAGTCTGTGATATGCAGTAACCTCTGAGGAATGTGATAATGACTGATTCATATCTATGTCAATCACATTGCCTCTGGTCTGTTTCCGTCTCACTGCACATTTGGGGAATTGCTTAATTTGATATCTCAGTTTCACAGTTTTTCTCTGCTGTTCTGTTTGATGTGTCTCTTTACATTTATGTCGTTCTGTTTTTGTTGATCCTCTGCTTTCCTCTCAGATGTGAGAACTTTTTAATGGAGGCTGCAGGTGGTTGGCATGAAATCAGATTTGTTTTCAAGCtttgaaaaatgtcacattAGTTGCCCTATTTTTGCAGGTTCTTTTTCCGCTGCTTAGGATGTCCCTGAAACCTCCTTTTCCAGATGTGTTCTTTTTTCACGTTTCAGGCTTGAGTGGGACCTCGGAAAGTCTTCTGAAACTCTAAATACTGTGACTAATATCAAAAATAGTAAGAATGCCACGGTGATAATCATCACTGAAGTTCGACTTTGAGTTCATTCTGCATTTAGCCATGCCGCACACAGGGGGAGCCATTGTAGTAGTCCCTCTAGAACAATACTTTATGCAATGTGAGTGGAATGATGTGAGGCAGGCAGCTGCAGGACTTTCTGACTCTAAAACATCACTGTTATACATGCTCATACACACACCTGCATAcactttttcgtcactttttacAGTCACCTCCACGTCTTTTGACCACAGCCCCCATGTGAGAATGTTCCATCTGATatctctgttctctctgtgCTGTAACTGGCGAGATAACTGAAGTGTAAAACATCTGATCAGATAGCAGAATAAATGACTATTGATCAGACCTGGGGTCTATTTGATCAACCATCACTGTTTCTCTCACTGGCTCAACTGTGGACTCCCAGGAAGTCCCTATACACAACTAGGGAGACACCACCAGACAATGTTTTTGGGAGTTGCAGAATTTACTCACGCCTAAAACCAACATTTAAAGGATGAGAATGTTGATAATCAAAAAATCCCAAGAACAATTCCAAAACTAAACCTGCATTTGTCTATCTCCGTTAACCCCAACTTCCCTACCCTGTCTGTGCTCAGgcaaatttcatttttaaaaatgtgtcacaAATGCTTAATCTATTTAAAGATTGTGTATGTGGGGtcgactcaaaataaactacagtccCCATGTTTATTcgaatgaaggaacatgtcagccagtgcaaCTGTGTGGTTCATtgattttaatagtttttggacaacaagagctcaatggcacagaggaataagatatCAGGTTCCGATACTTGTTACAATACCTGTTAGTAGGACCAGTTCTTTTTCATTGGATTTCTTGGTTTGGTACTTCAATAGTTCTACGACAAACTGCGACTTTCCTGGCTTGCAAATTCATGGTGCAATTCAAATGGGATAAAAAAAGTACTTGCCTCTCACCGTTCACTACCGTACATACTTTTCCAAAATAAGGTTCCATGGTGGTCCACCGGAAGAGGAGGGCCTTCGCCTCTCTATAGGGAAACCTCACAACTCTACTTTGCTGTAAGTCTGTACTTCAGTTGCGGGAGTTCCATGTTGGTtctgataacatttaaaactCCAATGCACGTTccaaaactgcattctcaattacgttTTGAGGGAAACATATTTTGTCCACGGATTGCGTTTGACGTATCATAAATACTTGAGGGTGTCACGATCtcgatttaaaatcaaaattaaGTCACAAACTTGAatttctaataaaaaaatagaatcGTCGATGCTGCCACGGCCCCATATCACGTCCGGTCGGCTTGCCAagcgggaaaaaaaacacacacagcctgctCGAAGTAgcccatttcctgattgattctaccaccactccagtggaggcgcacgaatgaggtaaaaaaaacaaacaggagtgagtcgattcattctcccggttcagtgacacgactcgggttaattaaccggctcttcggtcagtttGTCAACACTAGTATTGAAGTGCTGCTAGtcagccagtcaaaagatagcatggcaactgcagatgcgggagacccatcgacagaaccccctcctctttcactgaagtcgccgttgtggaagtattttggatttccagtgagttatgttgacaacgtttgcgttgtcgacaaaaaagccacagtttgcaagctctgctatgtgcgtgtaccatattcttCCACTGGCAGCACGACTAACATGGCAGTTAATCTGTGTGGTATATGTTCAACTGTTCGGAAGTAATTTGTTAAGACACTTAATTGTTCAGAGAAGACTGTGGAcatggctgttttattgtttttttgtttgttttgctgtgaacttgaatgtcatcttctgtgaagaagctgcagttacaaaagagaaactagATGGCAGGTTATTTTGCTTAAGTTTCCAATTGTCTGAagatataagttattgttacattatgttgttaataaatgttttaaatttgacaatgtagtgtggtacattgcgaacaaaggtcagatattgcataaaagtctagtctaaaaatggcatcctaacctgtgctttaaaaaaaataaatgtaaaaatcaagaatcgaaccgtgaccttagaatcgaaaatgtaatcgatttgaggatttggagaatcgtgacacccctataAATACTATATTTTTCTAATCAAAACCGCAAAGGGATGGGGATGGATCGAACAAACATCTTTCACCCAAGATATCCAAAAACGTTGACCAAAAATCAACGTTGACTTACTTAACTTACGTACATAGCTTAAATTACGTAATAAATATACTTATTTCTGTGGCCAGGATAGCTCGGTCAGTAGAGCGGGtgcacatatacagaggttCATTCCTCGacacagaaggtccagggtttgagtccgacctgggatgatttcctgcatgtcttccccctctctccccccccccacctttcATTGCTTTCCTatcattaaaggcagaaatgccccaaaaataatctttaaaaaaagatatatatatatatatttctttttatatatttatttatatatgtatatatttatatatatatatatatatatatatatatatatatatatatatttaaaaaaaaaccttgatctttttttaaacctaaccAGGTAATTTTATTTCAATTAAAaacgttaaccacgtgtttTAAAACAGCAACTGTTTCACAATGTGCGGCGGGCGCTGGAAAATAcgttttatttaaacataattGAGAATGCCCTTTCATTGTAATTCATTAGAAGAGAGGGTTGAATAGCTGGCTAATAGCCTTGTTAGGAATTTATCACTGTATTATTTGTTTAAGCAATACAATATCGTATCATCTACATAATGTAATCTTTGTCACCATTTCAAAATTCTAAATGGGTATTTGTTAATGAAATGTTTCCAACTTTAGGAAatataggtttttttttattaataggaagaaacaaaaaacagctcatGATAACAGTTGAGAGTCAAACGTGGTGAACAGAGTCAGTGTGGTCTGATGAAAACCAAACATTTGGATTTTCTTGAATCTCTGTCAGTCACTGCCAGCAGATTCCACAAGAGGACAtcctatttttattttctcaaaactGTCTCCCAGAGGAATTATTTGACTTATGGTGTATTACAACATAACAGTATGGTCAACtgtgaacacagtgtaaatgtatgtgtttgGTCACAGATCTCAAATGGGTGCTTTGGTCACAGGAGGCCTTATACCTCATTAAGGggtaataataaacatttgggCCCCATATTGGTCCATGGGACAGGCCCCTGTCACTTTTTAGGATCACCCTAAAAACATATTTGCGGcgactgctgtgtgtgtgtgtgtgtgtgtgtgtgttaccatgtcctgtctctctgctctgcagCCACACTGGTCAAGGCACATGTATAGTCTTTATGTGAAGCACCTTTGCAGCCCAGCTCCGTATTACAGTCTCAAAATGAGTTCATAGCttgtttctttacattttttaaagacattttcttccttcaataaataacacaaatatATTCATACGtcatatatagatagataaacATGTATAAACTACATGcatataatttaaataatttatatcTGTAGTTCcctctcactccctccctccccaacCCCTCTCAAATGAGTTCTTCCATAACAGCGCGCTGCACTGGCTTTGCAGCACATTAATGTGAATTATCATTTAAATGGTCCCGAGATATCTTCAATAGaagtttcattttaaagtgatGCGACACCACCATGAAACATAATCCTGTGGTGGGGAGCACTGTGAACAGGAAATAGAATCCTATACAGCAAGTAGAATTCCAAACAGGTAGTCACTAGCAAGGCTTGTATTGTTTGCTTCACGTCCTATGACGTTTTCTTGACAACGCGCAGACGCAGGAAGTGTCTATGCGTATCCATCGCCAGCCCACTGAATTGCGAACCTGCGTCAGTGCTCGAACGTACGTCTGCGTCGTCTTGCACTGCGAGTTCCAGTTCTTGTCATCGATGCCCCTGCAGCCACCTTTGAAGGGCCTGGGGGTCCGACAGCGTGTCTCATAAAAGTACTGTTTGATGTCCTGTGTGGCACTGGTTTTAATTTTGCCCAGAACTGTGACCGGGTCCCCCCTGGTGTCCACTGCTTGGGTTTTATCCGTCACCCACTGGCTCTCGCTGTCGCACACCGAATATTCCCCACGATAGCTCTTGTGCTCAGCGTAACGCTTCTTTCGTGTCTTGTTTCCTGCTGCACCGTCCAATCCGCCGCTTACGTAATCGTCCGCGAGGTACAGCGGCGGCGGCTGCAGTGGTAGCCGGTCGCTCAGCAGCACCCGAGGGGAGTTGTACCGCTTGTGCTGCCTGAGAATGTCCGAGTTCAATAGCATCACCTGCTGGTCGGCTACGCTGTCGCTGCGAGCGCCTGTGCCCCACTGCTCCGCATCGCCCTGCTCCtctaagggaaagtttgcactGAGCAGAGGGGGCAGCATTTCGTGGGGCTCAGTATCCCTGCTTCTCCCCTGTTGGCTCTGGTTCCCCCTGGTCTTTCCCCTCGTCAGGTCAGCCTGAAGCAGCTGTATGATAAGGGAGTTTAAGGGGTCGGGACTCGGCTGCTGCTGTTGCCCCTGGCGACTGCTGTCCATGTTGGTTGCCTGGATACCATAGAGGTACACGAGGACCATCACATACAGCAGGATGGACATCACTAGATTCACCTGTAAGATctgcagacagaaagagagacacttTTAAGAGCTATGTTATAGaccttattttctttcttaattAACAGTAACACAAACATGGGTCCCTGCACACCAGAGTCAATGGTGTCAATCTGTGAGGTTCACCTCCGCAGGGGGGCAGGTGTGATCCACTGTGATGGATTCAGTGGGACTTACATTTCCTGAGGACATCATTGTCTATGATGTCTTATAACTTCAGAACTTGCCCGAGAGTCATGTTTTTAAGCCTTCTGTATCAAAGTTATACTaattacggtggccctgaagaaCAAAACGCAGCATTTcacacaacaaaacatttcagaaaaacaCGATGGCATTTCAGAAAACCTTTTGTGGGAACCTTGgcttgaagtgtgtgtgtgtgtgtgtgtgtgtgtgtgtgtgtgtgtgtgtgtgcgcgtgtgcgtctCTTAGTATAAACAATATATTATGGGAACTAACGTGCTGCTACATGTACAACATGGCCATAAAACACACATAATTCTGTTTAGAGTAGTACATGGATGAATGATTGACGCTGCGGGacctgaaacacagacagacacactttgttGTCACACTATAATGTGTATCTGTCTCTTTCTAAACGCGTCAATTACTGGGAGGGGAGGGTTGCCAGTTAAAATCCCTGGAACCAGCAGGTGATTCTTAGAGGTAACGCCCTGCTTCATATTGAACGGAAGATACTGAAAGGTCAAATAgttttactttatatttaatTATAGGTAAGGATTTCAATAAGACAAAGAGCTTGTCAACGATTAGCCTAAGAACCAGAAAAGGTGTATTTTGAATTCTTCCTTTGTTAAAATATCAAACACTGAACACTGTCTTTGTAACTTCTGTCTTGTCTTCAGTCAAAGATTGCATCACACCACCACTACGGCTGTGCCAAGGCTCTGACCTTACTTCTTCCAGTCAAAGCCAAAAATGTTAACAAGGCAAGCCCTACCCGAAGCGTGTAATTTATCACAGTAAATCTCTTGGCTCGGGTTATGTCCTGAGCTCCGGCACCCTCAATAGTGACATTTACTCTTACATTTTATTTGGGCACACCCAGTCATCTGCTCAAGCCTGAATGAATTCCAGCTGTGTCAGTTTGTTTTGGAATCTCTTTTAATCATTACCAGAAGAGTTTCAAAGTTTGTGGTCATCAGTAGGAGTGGGAAAAGAAATTGATTCacgtatgtatcgtgattttcttttctttttttttttttgtgcaacgattttaaaaatgtattcttttcc encodes:
- the ntf3 gene encoding neurotrophin-3, with translation MVTFITILQVNLVMSILLYVMVLVYLYGIQATNMDSSRQGQQQQPSPDPLNSLIIQLLQADLTRGKTRGNQSQQGRSRDTEPHEMLPPLLSANFPLEEQGDAEQWGTGARSDSVADQQVMLLNSDILRQHKRYNSPRVLLSDRLPLQPPPLYLADDYVSGGLDGAAGNKTRKKRYAEHKSYRGEYSVCDSESQWVTDKTQAVDTRGDPVTVLGKIKTSATQDIKQYFYETRCRTPRPFKGGCRGIDDKNWNSQCKTTQTYVRALTQVRNSVGWRWIRIDTSCVCALSRKRHRT